The DNA window CTGGCCGGAAGGTGTACGCCGACGGTCAGGTGAAGGAGTCGCGGTGATGACGAAGCGGGCAGTGCTCGCCCTGGCGGATGGCACCACCTTCGAGGGCCGTGCCTTTGGCGCGGTCGGCGAGACGGTGGGTGAGGTGGTCTTCAACACGTCCATGTTCGGCTACCAGGAGATCCTCACGGACCCCTCGTACGTCGGGCAGATTGTCACCATGACGTACCCGGAGATGGGCAACGTCGGGGCGACACCCGAGGACGAAGAGGCGGGCAAGCCGCACGCGGTGGGCATGGTGGTGCGCGCCCTCGCCAGCCAGCCGTCCAACTGGCGCGCGACGGAGTCGCTGGACGCGTACCTCAAGCGCCACAACGTCGCGGGCATCGAGGGATTGGACACCCGCCGCCTCGTGCGCCACCTGCGCACCCATGGCGCGCAGATGGGCGTCATCTCCAGCGAGGGCCTGTCCGCGGCCGCGCTGACGGAGCGCGCCCGGTCTGCCCACGGCATGGAGGGCCTGGACCTGGCCACCGGCGTGTCGACGAAGACGCCGTACGTCTTCGACATGCCCTCGCCGGACGTGTTCTCCGGCCAGAGCGCCCAGCCCCTGACCAACCCGCGCTTCGAGGTCGTGGCCTATGACTACGGCCTCAAGAAGTCGATGCTCCACTTCCTCGTGGACGTGGGCTGCCGCGTGACGGTGGTTCCGGCGACCACCACCGCGGACGAGGTGCTCGCCCGCAAGCCCCACGGCGTCTTCCTGGCCAACGGCCCCGGAGACCCGGCGGCGGTGAAGGGCGCGGACCGGACCGTGGCGGCCCTCCTGGGCAAGGTGCCCGTGTTCGGCATCTGCCTGGGCCACCAGATCATGGCGCTGGCCCTGGGCGGCCGGACGTACAAGATGAAGTTTGGCCACCGGGGCGGAAACCAGCCCGTCAAGGACCTCACCACGGGCAAGGTGGAAATCACCGCGCAGAACCACGGCTTCGCCGTGGACGACGCCAGCCTCAAGGGCAAGGCCGTCGTCACGCACATCAACCTCAATGACGGCACGGTGGAGGGCCTGGCCGTCCCGGACGCGCGGGCCTTCAGCGTGCAGTACCACCCCGAGGCCTCTCCCGGCCCTCATGACGCACGCTATCTCTTTGGCCGCTTCGCGAAGCTGATGGCGGGGTAGAATAGCCTTCCCCCTATGGATTCCCCGCTGTCACCGCTCTCCTACCAGCCGTACCTGGACCAGCTCATCGCCTTCGGCAGCGTGGAGTCGCGGAAGGCGGACCTGCTCGAAGCCAAGGCGGAGTACTTCCGCCTGACGGGCGAGGTCTTCGAGGACGACAAGCTCTTCGAGCTGCGCATGGCGTCGTTCCTCGACTTCTACCTCTACGACCGCGTCTCGCCGCTGACGAGCAAGACGCCGGCCGCGGAGTTCTACGAGCACCGCCTGGCGAACGCTCCCCCCGAGGAGTCCAACGCCTTCCGCAGCTTCACGGAGACGGTCCACGGCCTCTTCGAGGTCCGCAAGCTGGGCAAGGGCCTGGTCCGGCTGCGGGAGCTGTACTCGGGCAAGGACTTCGACGTGACGGAGCGGCGCCACATCGCCGGCCTGGAGACGGGCGACATCCTGGAGGCCCGCCTCATCCCCTTCGGCGGGCACCTGCTGTTCTCCTCCGCGTTCTGCTACCACCCCAAGGTGGCGGTGAAGCCCATCAAGGCGGAGGTCAAGCGCCGCAAGAAGAAGGAGCCGCAGCGCGCGCCCAACGAGCTCGTGTGGGAGTGCGCGCGCCGGGCTCTCAACATGGACCGCTACCGCCAGCTCGCCGTCGAGAAGATCTACGACTTCGAGCAGAAGGTGCTCTGACGAAGCCGTCCACCGCGCTCACACGCGGTGGATGCTCATCAGGTTGGTGTTGCCCGGCACGTTGAGTGGCACGCCCGCCACCACGATGACGGGCGTCCCCTCCGGGCACAGGCTCTCGCGCAGGCACAGCTTGCGCACCTGGTTCAGCATGGCGTCCGTGGACTTCACCCGCGTCACCAGGTGCCCCGTCACGCCCCAGTAGAGGGCCATGCGCTGAATCGAGGCCTCGTTCGGCGTCAGCGCGATGATGCGCGCGTTGGGGCGGAACTCGGAGATGAGGCGCGCGGTGTGGCCGCTCTCCGTGTACGCGACAATCGTCTGGATGCCGAGCTGGTCCGCCGCCGCCACGGCCGCCGCGGCGACGCCGGTGCCCAGGTCCTCGGAGCGCTCGAAGGGGGAGTGGTGCTGGTGCCGCGTCACGCCGCGCTCCGTCTCCTCGACGATGCGCGCCATGGTGGCCGCTGCGTCGATGGGGTAGCGCCCCGCGGCCGTCTCACCGGACAGCATCACCGCGTCGGCGCCGTCCAGAATCGCGTTGGCCACGTCGGACACCTCCGCGCGGGTGGGGCGCGGGTTGGTCACCATGCTCTCCAGCATCTCCGTGGCGACGATGACCAGGCCCCCCATCTGGTTCACCACTCGCACCATGCGCTTCTGGATGGCGGGGAGCTGCTCGAGCGGCATCTCCACGCCCAAATCTCCCCGCGCCACCATGATGCCGTCCGCGGCGCGGGCGATGGCCTCCAGCTGGTCCACCGCCTGCGGCTTCTCAATCTTGGCGATGAGGGGCGTCTTGTTCTTCGCCACGTGCTTGCGCGCGCGGTGGATGTCCTCGGCCGTGCGCACGAAGGACAGCGCCACGTAGTCCACGCCCACGTCCTGGCCGAACGCCAGGTCCGCCTCGTCCTTCGACGTAATCGTGGGCACGGACATGGGAGAACCCGGGAGGTTCAGTCCCTTGTGGTCCTTGAGCAGACCTCCAACCTCCACCTCGCAGAAGACGTCCTGGCCGGACACCTTGCGCACGCGCAGGCGCACCCGGCCGTCATCCAGGAGGATGGCGTCGCGGGCCTTCACGTCCTTCGTCAGCGACTTGATGGGCGTGGGGATGAGGGTGCCGTGTCCCATGACCGAACGGGTGGTCACCGTCACCAGCTCGCCTGCCTTCACCGCGAGTTGTCCACCGTCGAACTTCCCCAGGCGAATCTTGGGGCCCTGGATATCCTGGAGGATGGCCACGGGCAGCTTCAGCCGCCTGGCCGCTTTCCGGATGAGGGCCACGCGCTGCCGGTGCTCGTCGTGCGTGCCGTGAGAGAAGTTCAGCCGCGCCACGTTCATCCCCGCGCGGATGAGGCCCTCGATGACCTCCAGCGAGCTCGAAGCGGGCCCCAGGGTGCAGATGATCTTCGCCTTGCGCATATGCGCGCGCATCCTAGGCGGCTCGGCCCATGGCTTGACAGTTCCGGGCCCAGGGGACTTACTCTGGCCTCAGGCGTGGTGCTCACCCTTCGGGGCAGGCCCCCGCGAGAAAAAGCCCGGCATCCCTGGGAGGGGGGCCGGGCTTTTTCGTTTCCACCGCCTGATGGGCCTCGGGGCCTAGAGCTCGATCTTCTTGCCGGCCCCCTTCGGCGAGCCCAGGGGCGGATGTCCTGGCGGCAGGTCTCCCCCCGTGCCCGGGTCGTCGGACGGGGTGCCCGGCGCCGGCAGGCCCGGAGGCGGCAGCGGAGAGGGCTCGTCCATGAGCCCACCGGAGCCACTGCCTCCCACGCCAGGGCCGCCTTTCTGGAGGGCTTCAATCTCGTCGCGGCTGATGCCCGCCAGCGTCAGCACCTTGCGCGTGACGCGGATGCGCGCGTGGCTGGAGAGGGCCATGGCGATGGAGTCCGAGGGCCGGGCCTCCAGGGTCAGCTTCTTGGCTCCCTGCTCGAGGAAGACGCGGCCTGAGTAGACGTTGTCTCGCAGGTCGTCGATGCGGACCTCCGTCACCTTGGCGCCGAGCTGGTCCACGACGTCATCCAGCAGGTCCTGCGCGAGGGGCTGCGGGGGCTCGCGATCCGCGAGCCTGAAGGCGATGGAGACGGCGGCGGCCTCATCCACGAAGACGGGGAGGAGCATCTCCTGGTCCTTCGTGGTGAGCACGATGGCGTGTGTCTGGGCCTCCATGAGCGGGATGACGTCCTGCACCTCCAACTCGACAAGCTCGGAGCAGGCCTTGGGGTCGCCTCCGTGCTCGGTGACACACGGTTGCTCGGAGGCGTCCTGGAGTGTCGCCGCGATGGCTCTTGGGGCTCGGAAGCCGGGGAGCATCAGGAGCCCTCCCAGCGCCAGCAACAGCGCCGAGAGAGGGGCGACGAAGAGAGTGGCGCGGTTGGGTGTTCTCACACCCTGAACCTACGCACCCGCCTCCCTCTCGGGAGGGCGGCATTTCAGCCCGGTTGCCCTCGGGGGTGCGAGCTGGTCGCCCGGAGGGCAAGGGGGCGGACGTCAACGACGCTCGTCGTCCTCGTCTTCGTCGTCGTAGTCCTCCTCGTCGTCGACGTCCTCGTCCTCATCCTCGTCGAGGTCGTCGTCTTCGTCGTCGGACTCCTCATCCTCGTCTTCGTCCTCGTCGTCGAGCGTGTCCTCGACGTCCTCCGACTCCAACGTCATGGAGACGGCGAACTTCTTGTCGAGCACGGCGATCTGCGCGCGCATTTCCGAAAGCGCGGCGACGAAGTCCTCGGAGAGGTTCGCGGGTGCTTTCGCATCGCAGTGAGGACAGACAATCTTCTCTGTCCCCTCGATGAGGTCTTGCACGTCAAGCTCGAAGCTTGCCTCGCACTTCTGGCAGGTGAAGTCGATGCTCATGGTCGGGCGCGGCATACAAAGCCCGCCAACCGGCTGTCAACGTCCTCGAACTGGAGCCATGGTGGCAAGGGCCCTACATCCGCTAGCGTTCGTCGGATGGACCTCCCGAAGACGATGGTGCATGCCCTTCATGAGCGGGCCGCGCAGCATGAGCATCGGCCGGCCCTCTGGACGCGCCGTGGGCGCGCCTATGTCCCCACCTCCTGGTTCGAATACGCGCAGCGGGTCAAACACTTCGCCCTGGGCCTGAGGACGCTGGGTTACGGGGACGGTCAGCCGCTGGGCATCATCAGCTTCAACCGCGAGGAGTGGCACGTCGCGGCGCTCGCCTCCATGGCCATGGGAGGCGTCCCGGTGGGTCTGTACACCACCAGCGCCCTGGAGCAGTTGGAGTACATCCTGCGCCACTGCGAGGCCTCCCTCCTGGTGGTGGAGAACGAGAAGCACCTGCGCACGGGCCTGCTCCTGCGCGAGCGGCTGCCCAAGCTTCGCCATCTCATCGTCCTGGACGCACCCGCCACGCCGCTGCCGGAAGGGGTGCTGCGCTACGCCGACGTCGTGGAGCGAGGCGCGGGCGCGGACGACAAGCCCTACTGGGACAGCGTCAACGCCCTCAAGCCCGAGTCATTGGGCACCCTCATCTACACCTCGGGGACGACGGGGCACCCCAAGGGGGTGATGCTCAGCCACCACAACCTGACCTGGACGACGCGCCAGCTCAGCCAGGCGGTGAGCTTTGGCAAGAAGCCCGAGAACATCATCCTGTCCTACCTCCCGTTGTCGCACATCGCGGAGCAGGTCATCTCGCTCCATTGTCCGCTGATGCTGGGCATCCAGGTGTACTTCGCCGACTCGGTGGAGGCGATGCCGGCGAACCTGAAGGACGTGCGGCCCACGTTCTTCTTCGGCGTGCCCCGGGTGTGGGAGAAGTTCAAGGCCAAGGCGGAGGAGGGACTGCGCTCCCAGCCGCCGTTGAAGCGCCGCCTGGTG is part of the Myxococcus landrumus genome and encodes:
- the carA gene encoding glutamine-hydrolyzing carbamoyl-phosphate synthase small subunit yields the protein MTKRAVLALADGTTFEGRAFGAVGETVGEVVFNTSMFGYQEILTDPSYVGQIVTMTYPEMGNVGATPEDEEAGKPHAVGMVVRALASQPSNWRATESLDAYLKRHNVAGIEGLDTRRLVRHLRTHGAQMGVISSEGLSAAALTERARSAHGMEGLDLATGVSTKTPYVFDMPSPDVFSGQSAQPLTNPRFEVVAYDYGLKKSMLHFLVDVGCRVTVVPATTTADEVLARKPHGVFLANGPGDPAAVKGADRTVAALLGKVPVFGICLGHQIMALALGGRTYKMKFGHRGGNQPVKDLTTGKVEITAQNHGFAVDDASLKGKAVVTHINLNDGTVEGLAVPDARAFSVQYHPEASPGPHDARYLFGRFAKLMAG
- the pyk gene encoding pyruvate kinase, with the protein product MRKAKIICTLGPASSSLEVIEGLIRAGMNVARLNFSHGTHDEHRQRVALIRKAARRLKLPVAILQDIQGPKIRLGKFDGGQLAVKAGELVTVTTRSVMGHGTLIPTPIKSLTKDVKARDAILLDDGRVRLRVRKVSGQDVFCEVEVGGLLKDHKGLNLPGSPMSVPTITSKDEADLAFGQDVGVDYVALSFVRTAEDIHRARKHVAKNKTPLIAKIEKPQAVDQLEAIARAADGIMVARGDLGVEMPLEQLPAIQKRMVRVVNQMGGLVIVATEMLESMVTNPRPTRAEVSDVANAILDGADAVMLSGETAAGRYPIDAAATMARIVEETERGVTRHQHHSPFERSEDLGTGVAAAAVAAADQLGIQTIVAYTESGHTARLISEFRPNARIIALTPNEASIQRMALYWGVTGHLVTRVKSTDAMLNQVRKLCLRESLCPEGTPVIVVAGVPLNVPGNTNLMSIHRV
- a CDS encoding bifunctional nuclease family protein; translation: MRTPNRATLFVAPLSALLLALGGLLMLPGFRAPRAIAATLQDASEQPCVTEHGGDPKACSELVELEVQDVIPLMEAQTHAIVLTTKDQEMLLPVFVDEAAAVSIAFRLADREPPQPLAQDLLDDVVDQLGAKVTEVRIDDLRDNVYSGRVFLEQGAKKLTLEARPSDSIAMALSSHARIRVTRKVLTLAGISRDEIEALQKGGPGVGGSGSGGLMDEPSPLPPPGLPAPGTPSDDPGTGGDLPPGHPPLGSPKGAGKKIEL